TCATCGCCGCTGATGACATAGAGTTCCGACCGTTTTGCAAGAAGTTCGACACATCGCTCAATCGATCCAGTTGCTTCTTTTACGCCATAAATGTTGTCCACATCATCAAAAAGGCGAAAAACCGTTTCAGGCTGAATGTCGACTCCCGTTCTACCTGGAACATTGTATAAAAGTACCGGGATGTCTACCGATTCGGCTAATGCTTTGTAATGCTGATACAGACCTTCTTGGGTGGGTTTGTTATAGTAGGGGCTGACACTCAAAATGGCATCCGCTCCAGCCTTCTGTGCAAACTGGGCCAGATCGATCGCTTCATGGGTTGCATTGCTTCCAGCACCTGCCATCACTTTTGTGGATGTTCCTTTGCACACTTCAACAGCTATTTCAATACATCGTTTATGCTCAGCATGGCTGAGAGTTGCGCTCTCTCCGGTCGTACCTACCGGCACCACTGCATCGATTGCATTGTCGATCTGCCTTTGGATGAGTCTTGCATATGTCTCTTCATCCAATTGTCCATTGCGAAACGGGGTGATGAGTGCGGTCATCGCTCCTTTTACTTTTTCCATCAATCTTCCTTTCTCATAATCACGGTAGTCGAGTTTTTCTTTATGAAATATTTTTTAGCTACATCACTCAAATCTTGGGTTTTCAATTTGTCGATATTCTCTTCGTAATGCAGTAACGGTTCGATATTGCCTCTGGCAAAATAGGCACCGAAAAGGTCTGCCACATTGCTAGAATTTTCCAGTGAAAAGATAAAATCGGCTTTTGTATTAATTTTGATTTTGTCCAGTTCGCTTTTTTTGATATTGCCTTTTTTAATTTTTTCAATTTCGCGCCATATCTCTTTTTCAATCTGTTCAGCCGTAACTCCTGGATTTGCTACAGCCAAAAAGAGAAAAATACCTGGATCTTTATTTTCCATATTGTAGCCGTATATTTGATTGACCATCTTTTTTTCATCTACCAATTTTTTATAGAGCCTACTACTTTTGCCGCTGCTTAAAAGCTCGCTTATGGCACTTAATGCCACCTGTTCTTTGTCTTCAAAGTTTGGAATATGAAAAGCGATGGCAATCATCTGGGTTTGAACATCTCGCTGGATATAAACCCTTTTGGGCCCATCTTGAGGTGGCTCGACCTGATGGACCTTTGGAATATCGCAACAGTTTTTTATGTGTTCAAAATGTTTTTTTGCCAAAGCAAAAACTTCATCTTTATTGATGTCCCCAGCGACGATTATGATGGCGTTTTTTGGCTGATAGTATCTTTTATGAAACGCTCTTATATCTTCAATGCTCCAGTTTTGGATATCTTTCATAAATCCAATCGGCGTCCAGTGGTAAGGGTGGTAAATGTATGTATTGTTGAAAAGTCTAAAATAGAGATATCCTGTGGGATTGTTGTCTGTTCGCCACCTTCGCTCTTCTGCTACAACTTCGCGCTCAGTCAAAAACTCTTTTTCATCAAGTTTCAGATTTTCCATAAGTTCGCTAAAAAGCCAAAGAGATTTGTCCAGGTGCTCTTTTGCACTTTTGATAAAGTAGTGGGTGTAGTCAAATCCGGTGGAAGCGTTATCCACTCCACCAAAGCTTTTGACGATCTCATCAAACTCACCGGCTTTTAGGTGTTTGGTGGATTTGAAATTAAGGTGTTCAAGCATATGGGCGATCCCGCTTTTTCCCATCACTTCGTTTCTACTGCCAACTTTATAAAAGATATCAGTGGTGATAACACCGCTTCCCTTTTTCATAGGAATAGCCACTACTTTGAGGCCGTTTTTGAGTGTCGTTTCATAATATTTGGGTAAACTGCTTGCCATCAATCCTCCAATGATCAAAAATAGAACAAGAATTTTTTTCATCGTATATCGATTCCTATTGCTTCAGAGATGTGTGTAAAACCATCTTTTTTCAGATACTCAATGAGCCCCTCGTTGATACTTTTTACCAATCCCGGTCCTCCGTAGATAAAGGATGTGTAAATTTGCAAAAGTGTGGCTCCATGTCGTATTCTTCGGTAGGCTTCTTCTGCACTGTCGATGCCTCCAACACTGATAAGAACTGTTTTACCGAAAAGCTCCTTTGCAACCGCTTTAAAAATAGCAAAACTTTTCTCTTTGATCACTTTTCCGCTGATTCCGCCAAAATCTTTTGCACCTCGCAAAAGGGAGTAATCGATGGAGGTATTTGTTGCGATTATCCCTGCTGCTCCTGCTTCAACAGCGCTGCTACAAAGAGATACGGCCTGATCTTCGCTCATATCGGGTGCAATTTTAAGCAAGATTGGAGTATCGGTAAGCTCTTTTGCCATGGAAAAAAGCTCTTTGATGAAGGATTCGTTTTGCAAGTCCCGAAGGCCCAGTGTATTTGGACTAGAGATGTTGATGACGAGATAGTCTGCCAAAGTGTGAAATGTTGTAATTAAAAACTTATAATCATCAAGGGCATTTTCTTCGGGT
This region of Nitratiruptor sp. YY08-10 genomic DNA includes:
- the dapA gene encoding 4-hydroxy-tetrahydrodipicolinate synthase, translating into MMEKVKGAMTALITPFRNGQLDEETYARLIQRQIDNAIDAVVPVGTTGESATLSHAEHKRCIEIAVEVCKGTSTKVMAGAGSNATHEAIDLAQFAQKAGADAILSVSPYYNKPTQEGLYQHYKALAESVDIPVLLYNVPGRTGVDIQPETVFRLFDDVDNIYGVKEATGSIERCVELLAKRSELYVISGDDAINYPIIANGGMGVISVTANLLPDKIAMLVHAGLAGQFDTAKMVNDELFDINKALFCESNPIPIKAAMYIAGLIDTLEYRLPLVEPSKEHMRLIEKTLAKYEVVS
- a CDS encoding pitrilysin family protein, which codes for MKKILVLFLIIGGLMASSLPKYYETTLKNGLKVVAIPMKKGSGVITTDIFYKVGSRNEVMGKSGIAHMLEHLNFKSTKHLKAGEFDEIVKSFGGVDNASTGFDYTHYFIKSAKEHLDKSLWLFSELMENLKLDEKEFLTEREVVAEERRWRTDNNPTGYLYFRLFNNTYIYHPYHWTPIGFMKDIQNWSIEDIRAFHKRYYQPKNAIIIVAGDINKDEVFALAKKHFEHIKNCCDIPKVHQVEPPQDGPKRVYIQRDVQTQMIAIAFHIPNFEDKEQVALSAISELLSSGKSSRLYKKLVDEKKMVNQIYGYNMENKDPGIFLFLAVANPGVTAEQIEKEIWREIEKIKKGNIKKSELDKIKINTKADFIFSLENSSNVADLFGAYFARGNIEPLLHYEENIDKLKTQDLSDVAKKYFIKKNSTTVIMRKED
- a CDS encoding quinone-dependent dihydroorotate dehydrogenase; the protein is MDYESIKKILFRFDPETAHHIAETAFELASFFPFILNRLQETYLIKDPILTQELFGKSFYNPLGIAAGFDKNATMAKTLHALGFGYVEVGTVTPKPQSGNPKPRLFRYVKQEAIQNAMGFNNDGAEVIKDRIERISPAPFPIGVNIGKNKTTPEENALDDYKFLITTFHTLADYLVINISSPNTLGLRDLQNESFIKELFSMAKELTDTPILLKIAPDMSEDQAVSLCSSAVEAGAAGIIATNTSIDYSLLRGAKDFGGISGKVIKEKSFAIFKAVAKELFGKTVLISVGGIDSAEEAYRRIRHGATLLQIYTSFIYGGPGLVKSINEGLIEYLKKDGFTHISEAIGIDIR